In a genomic window of Pirellulales bacterium:
- a CDS encoding ATP-dependent endonuclease, with protein MTERDNLFQRIWKALRARSANPSKRAARSLRPAAAAGRPILIVVEGRNDIEFLRKASAVLRNADDALPDLGHLERRGRVVFVPFGGDPRQWVFRFAELGRPEFHLFDREVAPATEIRREAARIINLRPDSHAAMTSKRSVENYLHRDAILEARGIQVHFSDDDDVADLVAQQCFLQFHPSEPWSEQSVRARRRLRNRVKSWLNTSAVDRMTAARFAERDPAGEIRDWLCVIAEMAGGSS; from the coding sequence ATGACCGAACGCGACAATCTGTTTCAACGAATTTGGAAAGCGCTGCGTGCCCGTTCCGCCAATCCAAGTAAACGAGCAGCCCGCTCGCTCCGTCCGGCTGCGGCAGCAGGCCGGCCGATTTTGATTGTCGTCGAAGGTCGCAACGATATTGAATTCCTGCGGAAGGCCAGTGCTGTCCTGAGAAATGCCGACGATGCGCTGCCAGATCTCGGCCACCTCGAACGCCGGGGGCGGGTCGTGTTCGTGCCCTTCGGCGGCGACCCGCGACAGTGGGTCTTTCGGTTCGCCGAGCTCGGCCGTCCCGAATTTCACCTGTTTGATCGTGAAGTTGCTCCCGCAACGGAGATCCGCCGTGAGGCGGCCCGAATTATCAACCTGCGTCCCGACTCTCACGCCGCCATGACATCCAAGCGGAGTGTTGAGAATTACCTGCATCGGGACGCCATTCTGGAGGCGCGCGGTATCCAAGTGCATTTCTCGGACGACGATGATGTCGCTGATCTCGTCGCCCAACAGTGTTTCTTGCAGTTTCACCCAAGCGAGCCCTGGAGCGAGCAATCAGTGCGGGCCCGTCGGCGACTTCGGAACCGAGTCAAGTCCTGGCTCAATACATCGGCGGTCGATCGGATGACGGCTGCTCGGTTCGCCGAGCGCGATCCGGCCGGAGAAATCCGCGACTGGCTCTGCGTTATCGCTGAAATGGCGGGCGGATCATCATAG